In Oncorhynchus clarkii lewisi isolate Uvic-CL-2024 chromosome 24, UVic_Ocla_1.0, whole genome shotgun sequence, one DNA window encodes the following:
- the LOC139382347 gene encoding hypermethylated in cancer 1 protein-like isoform X2, translating to MIIKGDLDRVAEEIGHPGGGLTTMLHAMEVPSHARHLLLQLNTQRTKGFLCDVIIVVQNALFRAHKNILAASSLYLKSLVVHDNLINLDHEMVSPGVFRVILDYIYTGRLTEGDPSSPTEPNLGAVLAAASYLQLLDLVALCKKKMRRNGKYHLRPTPAFLPYGKMGPNSLGLGGGGRYRVSTPVIQSCYPGGVVNTHTPRAPPLEELPPHPHATHAGELYAPTSSQGPQVFPSTPSALPAQPSLRPAHSDRNCSPIYVLDLSKESPNSQSQNTPSHPHLAHALPHHDEEREGGLSGRTSPMPGNNGGAYPTEKMETADQAGSLPPHSYPHLNKPLGPHLPHLHRSSSQGPDHYPCPLSPDTPTEAGEPSREMGNIYRWVKHEPLSYTAEDEEDDEDEEERGGNGDQNHQHHNHHHKAGEESDDRYRRVGCDGEEEKSGSGSEGTGSSEGRPSPTVVMGRFHLPYEPESFGDNLYVCIPCDKGFPSSEQLNAHVETHTEEELYSGGEIGSSNPKNNSSNSNGNGSLNSLEGKSSQVLGEIIRPYRCNSCEKSYKDPATLRQHEKTHWLTRPYPCSICGKKFTQRGTMTRHMRSHLGLKPFACDHCGMRFTRQYRLTEHMRIHSGEKPYECQVCGGKFAQQRNLISHMKMHSSGGGGGALTADGKLKLDFSEGIYPLSKYAAEHLGLKQEKASELLAEHAMESMFPLSKLAAEHLRLSHHDKMDVLGVQALPPPPGSLSDFHSRTIERYSPS from the exons ATGATCATTAAGGGAGACTTAGATCGGGTGGCAGAAGAGATCGGGCATCCAG GTGGCGGTCTGACGACGATGCTCCATGCCATGGAAGTCCCAAGTCATGCTAGACACCTCCTCCTGCAACTCAACACCCAGCGCACCAAGGGCTTCCTGTGTGATGTCATCATCGTGGTGCAGAACGCGTTGTTCCGAGCCCATAAGAATATTCTGGCCGCCAGCAGCCTCTACCTGAAGTCCCTGGTCGTCCATGACAACCTCATCAACCTAGACCACGAGATGGTGAGTCCCGGGGTGTTCCGGGTCATTCTAGACTACATCTACACGGGCCGTCTGACGGAGGGAGACCCCAGCTCCCCAACAGAGCCCAACCTGGGGGCCGTGCTGGCTGCAGCTAGCTATCTGCAGCTGCTGGACTTAGTGGCACTGTGTAAGAAGAAGATGAGGAGAAATGGGAAGTACCATCTCCGCCCCACTCCTGCCTTTCTGCCCTATGGGAAGATGGGCCCCAATAGTTTGGGTTTAGGGGGAGGGGGCAGGTATCGGGTGTCCACCCCTGTTATTCAGTCCTGCTACCCAGGGGGAGTTGTGAACACCCACACGCCCCGCGCCCCaccactagaggagctgccacccCACCCCCATGCCACCCATGCAGGGGAGTTGTATGCCCCCACCTCCTCTCAGGGCCCTCAGGTGTTCCCCTCCACACCCTCAGCCCTGCCTGCCCAGCCCAGCCTGCGCCCAGCTCACTCTGACAGGAACTGCTCCCCCATCTATGTCCTGGACCTCTCCAAGGAGAGCCCCAACTCCCAGTCCCAGAACACTCCCTCCCACCCCCACCTGGCCCACGCCCTGCCCCACCACGATGAGGAGCGGGAGGGGGGGCTGAGCGGCCGCACCAGCCCAATGCCGGGGAACAATGGCGGGGCCTACCCCACAGAGAAGATGGAGACAGCTGATCAGGCTGGGTCTCTCCCACCTCATTCTTACCCCCACCTTAATAAGCCCCTGGGGCCCCACCTGCCCCACCTCCACCGCTCCAGCTCCCAAGGTCCAGACCACTACCCCTGCCCCCTCAGCCCCGACACCCCCACAGAGGCTGGAGAGCCCAGCAGGGAGATGGGCAACATCTACCGCTGGGTGAAGCATGAGCCACTGTCATACACAGCTGAGGATGAAGAGGATGACGAGGATGAGGAGGAACGGGGTGGAAACGGAGACCAAAACCACCAGCATCACAACCACCATCACAAAGCAGGGGAGGAGAGCGATGATCGCTACCGTAGGGTGGGCTgtgatggggaggaggagaagagtggcTCAGGCAGTGAGGGGACAGGCAGTAGTGAGGGTCGACCATCACCCACAGTGGTCATGGGGAGGTTCCACCTACCCTACGAGCCTGAGAGCTTTGGGGACAACCTGTACGTCTGCATCCCCTGTGACAAGGGCTTCCCCAGCTCTGAGCAGCTCAACGCCCATGTGGAGACCCACACAGAGGAGGAGCTGTACTCTGGAGGGGAGATTGGCAGCAGCAACCCCAaaaacaacagtagcaacagcaATGGTAACGGCAGCCTGAACAGCCTGGAGGGGAAGTCCAGCCAGGTCCTGGGGGAGATCATCAGACCCTATCGCTGTAACTCCTGTGAGAAGTCCTACAAGGACCCGGCCACGCTGCGCCAGCACGAGAAGACCCACTGGCTCACAAGGCCCTACCCCTGCAGCATCTGTGGCAAGAAGTTCACCCAGCGCGGCACCATGACCCGCCACATGCGCAGCCACCTGGGACTCAAGCCCTTTGCATGCGACCACTGTGGCATGCGCTTCACCCGCCAGTACCGCCTCACAGAGCACATGCGCATCCACTCCGGGGAGAAGCCCTATGAGTGTCAGGTGTGCGGGGGCAAGTTCGCCCAGCAGCGCAACCTCATCAGCCACATGAAGATGCACAGCAGTGGGGGGGGCGGAGGGGCTCTGACGGCCGACGGAAAGCTGAAGCTGGACTTTTCGGAGGGGATCTACCCACTGAGTAAATACGCAGCAGAGCACCTGGGGCTGAAGCAGGAGAAGGCTTCTGAGCTGCTGGCAGAGCATGCCATGGAGAGCATGTTCCCGTTGTCCAAACTGGCAGCCGAACACCTGCGCCTCAGCCACCATGACAAGATGGATGTCCTGGGGGTCCAGGCCCTGCCCCCTCCCCCAGGGTCCCTCTCTGACTTTCACTCTCGTACCATTGAACGCTACTCCCCCAGCTAA
- the LOC139382347 gene encoding hypermethylated in cancer 1 protein-like isoform X3: MLHAMEVPSHARHLLLQLNTQRTKGFLCDVIIVVQNALFRAHKNILAASSLYLKSLVVHDNLINLDHEMVSPGVFRVILDYIYTGRLTEGDPSSPTEPNLGAVLAAASYLQLLDLVALCKKKMRRNGKYHLRPTPAFLPYGKMGPNSLGLGGGGRYRVSTPVIQSCYPGGVVNTHTPRAPPLEELPPHPHATHAGELYAPTSSQGPQVFPSTPSALPAQPSLRPAHSDRNCSPIYVLDLSKESPNSQSQNTPSHPHLAHALPHHDEEREGGLSGRTSPMPGNNGGAYPTEKMETADQAGSLPPHSYPHLNKPLGPHLPHLHRSSSQGPDHYPCPLSPDTPTEAGEPSREMGNIYRWVKHEPLSYTAEDEEDDEDEEERGGNGDQNHQHHNHHHKAGEESDDRYRRVGCDGEEEKSGSGSEGTGSSEGRPSPTVVMGRFHLPYEPESFGDNLYVCIPCDKGFPSSEQLNAHVETHTEEELYSGGEIGSSNPKNNSSNSNGNGSLNSLEGKSSQVLGEIIRPYRCNSCEKSYKDPATLRQHEKTHWLTRPYPCSICGKKFTQRGTMTRHMRSHLGLKPFACDHCGMRFTRQYRLTEHMRIHSGEKPYECQVCGGKFAQQRNLISHMKMHSSGGGGGALTADGKLKLDFSEGIYPLSKYAAEHLGLKQEKASELLAEHAMESMFPLSKLAAEHLRLSHHDKMDVLGVQALPPPPGSLSDFHSRTIERYSPS; the protein is encoded by the coding sequence ATGCTCCATGCCATGGAAGTCCCAAGTCATGCTAGACACCTCCTCCTGCAACTCAACACCCAGCGCACCAAGGGCTTCCTGTGTGATGTCATCATCGTGGTGCAGAACGCGTTGTTCCGAGCCCATAAGAATATTCTGGCCGCCAGCAGCCTCTACCTGAAGTCCCTGGTCGTCCATGACAACCTCATCAACCTAGACCACGAGATGGTGAGTCCCGGGGTGTTCCGGGTCATTCTAGACTACATCTACACGGGCCGTCTGACGGAGGGAGACCCCAGCTCCCCAACAGAGCCCAACCTGGGGGCCGTGCTGGCTGCAGCTAGCTATCTGCAGCTGCTGGACTTAGTGGCACTGTGTAAGAAGAAGATGAGGAGAAATGGGAAGTACCATCTCCGCCCCACTCCTGCCTTTCTGCCCTATGGGAAGATGGGCCCCAATAGTTTGGGTTTAGGGGGAGGGGGCAGGTATCGGGTGTCCACCCCTGTTATTCAGTCCTGCTACCCAGGGGGAGTTGTGAACACCCACACGCCCCGCGCCCCaccactagaggagctgccacccCACCCCCATGCCACCCATGCAGGGGAGTTGTATGCCCCCACCTCCTCTCAGGGCCCTCAGGTGTTCCCCTCCACACCCTCAGCCCTGCCTGCCCAGCCCAGCCTGCGCCCAGCTCACTCTGACAGGAACTGCTCCCCCATCTATGTCCTGGACCTCTCCAAGGAGAGCCCCAACTCCCAGTCCCAGAACACTCCCTCCCACCCCCACCTGGCCCACGCCCTGCCCCACCACGATGAGGAGCGGGAGGGGGGGCTGAGCGGCCGCACCAGCCCAATGCCGGGGAACAATGGCGGGGCCTACCCCACAGAGAAGATGGAGACAGCTGATCAGGCTGGGTCTCTCCCACCTCATTCTTACCCCCACCTTAATAAGCCCCTGGGGCCCCACCTGCCCCACCTCCACCGCTCCAGCTCCCAAGGTCCAGACCACTACCCCTGCCCCCTCAGCCCCGACACCCCCACAGAGGCTGGAGAGCCCAGCAGGGAGATGGGCAACATCTACCGCTGGGTGAAGCATGAGCCACTGTCATACACAGCTGAGGATGAAGAGGATGACGAGGATGAGGAGGAACGGGGTGGAAACGGAGACCAAAACCACCAGCATCACAACCACCATCACAAAGCAGGGGAGGAGAGCGATGATCGCTACCGTAGGGTGGGCTgtgatggggaggaggagaagagtggcTCAGGCAGTGAGGGGACAGGCAGTAGTGAGGGTCGACCATCACCCACAGTGGTCATGGGGAGGTTCCACCTACCCTACGAGCCTGAGAGCTTTGGGGACAACCTGTACGTCTGCATCCCCTGTGACAAGGGCTTCCCCAGCTCTGAGCAGCTCAACGCCCATGTGGAGACCCACACAGAGGAGGAGCTGTACTCTGGAGGGGAGATTGGCAGCAGCAACCCCAaaaacaacagtagcaacagcaATGGTAACGGCAGCCTGAACAGCCTGGAGGGGAAGTCCAGCCAGGTCCTGGGGGAGATCATCAGACCCTATCGCTGTAACTCCTGTGAGAAGTCCTACAAGGACCCGGCCACGCTGCGCCAGCACGAGAAGACCCACTGGCTCACAAGGCCCTACCCCTGCAGCATCTGTGGCAAGAAGTTCACCCAGCGCGGCACCATGACCCGCCACATGCGCAGCCACCTGGGACTCAAGCCCTTTGCATGCGACCACTGTGGCATGCGCTTCACCCGCCAGTACCGCCTCACAGAGCACATGCGCATCCACTCCGGGGAGAAGCCCTATGAGTGTCAGGTGTGCGGGGGCAAGTTCGCCCAGCAGCGCAACCTCATCAGCCACATGAAGATGCACAGCAGTGGGGGGGGCGGAGGGGCTCTGACGGCCGACGGAAAGCTGAAGCTGGACTTTTCGGAGGGGATCTACCCACTGAGTAAATACGCAGCAGAGCACCTGGGGCTGAAGCAGGAGAAGGCTTCTGAGCTGCTGGCAGAGCATGCCATGGAGAGCATGTTCCCGTTGTCCAAACTGGCAGCCGAACACCTGCGCCTCAGCCACCATGACAAGATGGATGTCCTGGGGGTCCAGGCCCTGCCCCCTCCCCCAGGGTCCCTCTCTGACTTTCACTCTCGTACCATTGAACGCTACTCCCCCAGCTAA
- the LOC139382347 gene encoding hypermethylated in cancer 1 protein-like isoform X1, whose translation MGESRGEDFTNGHDTRHESEISAVLGGGLTTMLHAMEVPSHARHLLLQLNTQRTKGFLCDVIIVVQNALFRAHKNILAASSLYLKSLVVHDNLINLDHEMVSPGVFRVILDYIYTGRLTEGDPSSPTEPNLGAVLAAASYLQLLDLVALCKKKMRRNGKYHLRPTPAFLPYGKMGPNSLGLGGGGRYRVSTPVIQSCYPGGVVNTHTPRAPPLEELPPHPHATHAGELYAPTSSQGPQVFPSTPSALPAQPSLRPAHSDRNCSPIYVLDLSKESPNSQSQNTPSHPHLAHALPHHDEEREGGLSGRTSPMPGNNGGAYPTEKMETADQAGSLPPHSYPHLNKPLGPHLPHLHRSSSQGPDHYPCPLSPDTPTEAGEPSREMGNIYRWVKHEPLSYTAEDEEDDEDEEERGGNGDQNHQHHNHHHKAGEESDDRYRRVGCDGEEEKSGSGSEGTGSSEGRPSPTVVMGRFHLPYEPESFGDNLYVCIPCDKGFPSSEQLNAHVETHTEEELYSGGEIGSSNPKNNSSNSNGNGSLNSLEGKSSQVLGEIIRPYRCNSCEKSYKDPATLRQHEKTHWLTRPYPCSICGKKFTQRGTMTRHMRSHLGLKPFACDHCGMRFTRQYRLTEHMRIHSGEKPYECQVCGGKFAQQRNLISHMKMHSSGGGGGALTADGKLKLDFSEGIYPLSKYAAEHLGLKQEKASELLAEHAMESMFPLSKLAAEHLRLSHHDKMDVLGVQALPPPPGSLSDFHSRTIERYSPS comes from the exons ATGGGGGAATCCCGAGGAGAAGATTTCACAAACGGCCACGACACCAGACATGAGTCCGAG ATATCTGCTGTTTTAGGTGGCGGTCTGACGACGATGCTCCATGCCATGGAAGTCCCAAGTCATGCTAGACACCTCCTCCTGCAACTCAACACCCAGCGCACCAAGGGCTTCCTGTGTGATGTCATCATCGTGGTGCAGAACGCGTTGTTCCGAGCCCATAAGAATATTCTGGCCGCCAGCAGCCTCTACCTGAAGTCCCTGGTCGTCCATGACAACCTCATCAACCTAGACCACGAGATGGTGAGTCCCGGGGTGTTCCGGGTCATTCTAGACTACATCTACACGGGCCGTCTGACGGAGGGAGACCCCAGCTCCCCAACAGAGCCCAACCTGGGGGCCGTGCTGGCTGCAGCTAGCTATCTGCAGCTGCTGGACTTAGTGGCACTGTGTAAGAAGAAGATGAGGAGAAATGGGAAGTACCATCTCCGCCCCACTCCTGCCTTTCTGCCCTATGGGAAGATGGGCCCCAATAGTTTGGGTTTAGGGGGAGGGGGCAGGTATCGGGTGTCCACCCCTGTTATTCAGTCCTGCTACCCAGGGGGAGTTGTGAACACCCACACGCCCCGCGCCCCaccactagaggagctgccacccCACCCCCATGCCACCCATGCAGGGGAGTTGTATGCCCCCACCTCCTCTCAGGGCCCTCAGGTGTTCCCCTCCACACCCTCAGCCCTGCCTGCCCAGCCCAGCCTGCGCCCAGCTCACTCTGACAGGAACTGCTCCCCCATCTATGTCCTGGACCTCTCCAAGGAGAGCCCCAACTCCCAGTCCCAGAACACTCCCTCCCACCCCCACCTGGCCCACGCCCTGCCCCACCACGATGAGGAGCGGGAGGGGGGGCTGAGCGGCCGCACCAGCCCAATGCCGGGGAACAATGGCGGGGCCTACCCCACAGAGAAGATGGAGACAGCTGATCAGGCTGGGTCTCTCCCACCTCATTCTTACCCCCACCTTAATAAGCCCCTGGGGCCCCACCTGCCCCACCTCCACCGCTCCAGCTCCCAAGGTCCAGACCACTACCCCTGCCCCCTCAGCCCCGACACCCCCACAGAGGCTGGAGAGCCCAGCAGGGAGATGGGCAACATCTACCGCTGGGTGAAGCATGAGCCACTGTCATACACAGCTGAGGATGAAGAGGATGACGAGGATGAGGAGGAACGGGGTGGAAACGGAGACCAAAACCACCAGCATCACAACCACCATCACAAAGCAGGGGAGGAGAGCGATGATCGCTACCGTAGGGTGGGCTgtgatggggaggaggagaagagtggcTCAGGCAGTGAGGGGACAGGCAGTAGTGAGGGTCGACCATCACCCACAGTGGTCATGGGGAGGTTCCACCTACCCTACGAGCCTGAGAGCTTTGGGGACAACCTGTACGTCTGCATCCCCTGTGACAAGGGCTTCCCCAGCTCTGAGCAGCTCAACGCCCATGTGGAGACCCACACAGAGGAGGAGCTGTACTCTGGAGGGGAGATTGGCAGCAGCAACCCCAaaaacaacagtagcaacagcaATGGTAACGGCAGCCTGAACAGCCTGGAGGGGAAGTCCAGCCAGGTCCTGGGGGAGATCATCAGACCCTATCGCTGTAACTCCTGTGAGAAGTCCTACAAGGACCCGGCCACGCTGCGCCAGCACGAGAAGACCCACTGGCTCACAAGGCCCTACCCCTGCAGCATCTGTGGCAAGAAGTTCACCCAGCGCGGCACCATGACCCGCCACATGCGCAGCCACCTGGGACTCAAGCCCTTTGCATGCGACCACTGTGGCATGCGCTTCACCCGCCAGTACCGCCTCACAGAGCACATGCGCATCCACTCCGGGGAGAAGCCCTATGAGTGTCAGGTGTGCGGGGGCAAGTTCGCCCAGCAGCGCAACCTCATCAGCCACATGAAGATGCACAGCAGTGGGGGGGGCGGAGGGGCTCTGACGGCCGACGGAAAGCTGAAGCTGGACTTTTCGGAGGGGATCTACCCACTGAGTAAATACGCAGCAGAGCACCTGGGGCTGAAGCAGGAGAAGGCTTCTGAGCTGCTGGCAGAGCATGCCATGGAGAGCATGTTCCCGTTGTCCAAACTGGCAGCCGAACACCTGCGCCTCAGCCACCATGACAAGATGGATGTCCTGGGGGTCCAGGCCCTGCCCCCTCCCCCAGGGTCCCTCTCTGACTTTCACTCTCGTACCATTGAACGCTACTCCCCCAGCTAA